In Xiphophorus maculatus strain JP 163 A chromosome 9, X_maculatus-5.0-male, whole genome shotgun sequence, the genomic window ctttcgtttttcctttctttcaggTCAACATGTCCTTCAGAGACTTAAAAAGTAAGTGAAACTTTGTATTTCTCTACCTTTTATCtaacaaacattattttgctGCTGATGTTAGAACTGAATTTGTTTGTGATTTGGCAGACTTCACAGAAATGATGAGGGCCTTGGGCTACCCTCGCCTCATATCTATGGAAAATTTCACAACACCAAACTTCACCCTAGTGGCAGAAATCCTAATATGGCTTGTAAGGAGGTATGCTTCAGCGTTTAAAATTGAAATGCTTCATGTAACAACAACACTTCTGCTCAGATAGTTCTTCGCCTTCATGTGGTCTTTTCACATGCCTCATTGTACCTTCCAGTAGAAGTATATCTTCTAATCCTGATTAACAAATAAAGAGCTGTTCTAAAACAGTCATTGGTTCTcatgttcttttctctttttttgtagaTACGAGCCTCACGTTGATATTCCCACTGATGTGGACACAGAGTCAGACAGAATATTCTTCATTAAGGCTGTGGTTCAATTTATGGTGAAGTGCTATTCAGACAGATAATATGTCCTTAACTGTAGTTAACTAAAATCCACTCTGTTTTAATCATTGTATGACCCGGTTGCAGGCAACCAAGGCTCACATCAAGCTAAACACCAAGCATCTCTACCAGGCTGACGGCTATGCAGTGAAAGAGATGCTGAAGATCACATCAGTGCTGTACAATGCCATGAAAACCAAGCAGATGGCTCTGGGGGATGCTGTGGAGGAAGATAGCAACAAGTTCAAGTTTGATCTCGGCTCTAGGGTGAGGTGCAATTATCATTCAAATTATGCGTGTTGCTGATAGTCCACTaacttaattaattaaatgtcagTTTTGAGAAGattaaagataagaaaaaacataaaggaCATATTTCAGTGCTTTAGATGGTTAATAAGACAGTTAATGTAATGTGCAGTCAAAATAACTTTATCTTTCTAATTGGTAAACAGCGTTCTGTCTATGTAAACCCATCCAAATGCAATGAGTCTTTGAAAAGGATTGAAAATGTAGTTCACTCACATTTATTGTAAGAGCTCACAAGAACTTCACCCAACATTCTCAAGGATTTTACAACACTTTTAATGACTCATTGTCGAAAAGATCAAAGAGAGTTGATTTCTTGTTGTACTGGTTGTGTTTCAATGTCAGagattttaaactatttaaacagCAGGAAATGCTGTATCTGATATTAGTGTAAATGTaccttttctttaaattggTTTAGCAGTACTCTCCTGAAAATCAATTTGACACACCTATTTGCCAAGCCtgtacacatttttttattttttgcacattgTCTACAGTGTCTCTACTTTTCTCGTTTTCTTTTCCCTGAAATAATTTAAGTCTTTAATTcctttgttaaagaaaaaagagtCAAATGTGAGGCAGCTGATCTCTCCTTGTCTTTTCTGCAGATCTCTGAGCTCAAAGCAGCTCGTCAGCTGGCATCTGAAATCACATCCAGAGGAGCATCTCTGTATGATTTATTGGGGAAAGAGGCAGAACTCAGGGTGAGGCAAAGTTGGTTATTGTTTCATAATAGCAgattggtaaaaaataaagcttgaCTATTTCGAGTTTAGTATCGGAGAAGAGATTTTACCTGTATTATGGATATGTTATTCTCAAGCTTctttaaacacaaatatgaCTGAAATGGCTAGAAATGTTGCGAGTAGCTTCGTTGCTCTGAAGTCAACATAATGTTAAATCTCGTTCTGCTGTGCTGCAGACCGAGATTTAAGGCAGTTTGATACATGAGTGACCATCATTAATGCTTTTATATCATCTTCACTTTTTTGGTGCTCGCAGGAAATGAGAACCGCTGCCATTGCTCGACCTCTTGAGATCAATGAGACAGAAAAGGCACTGAGAGCTGCTATCAAAGAAACTCTGGTGAGTATTCTGAgtgtttatctttttaattccaTTGGTTTTCATcttctgcgacagactggcgacctgtccagggtgtaccctgcctctcgcccggaacattagctggagatgggcaccagcacctctcccgaccccactagggacaagggtgttggaaaatggatggatggatggttttcaTCTTCATTTGCTTAAATACTTTAAACTGTGATTGTGCCATATTGCCTTTGTTACCAGGAAATTGTCGAAAAGATCAAAGAGATGCTTAGTAATGTCGTCTCAGATGAGGCCAGTCTGGACGCTAAGatagagaagaagaaacaggatcTGGAGAGGCATCAGAAGAGGCTGCAGACTTTACAGAGTGTCAGGtcagttctattttttttacatttaaccaTCTTAAGATTtacaatttccatttgaaataACCCTTGAAACAAAACCCGTTGAAACATTTCTCTTGAAAATTGTGTTTGGATTTTTCAGGCCAGCATTCATGGATGAATTTGAAAAGATAGAAGAAGAGTTGCAGAAGCAGTATGAAATCTTTGTGGAGAAGTTCAGAAACCTCTCCTACCTGGAGTCACAACTGGATGAGTACCACAGGCTGGAGCAGGAAAGGTTTGAGGTGTGTGGATGGAATAGATATGCTATGTATAATGCTCAATCCTATTGATAATCCCTCCCTTTATAGATATATTACAGTATATGTAATGCACTATTTGCATCTTTCTGCCTgcctgtgtttctgtttttctcattaaTTCCTTGGATATTTTGTTGCCACATTGTCTGGAACCTGTATATTAACTATATTAAGTTTTACATTATATACTTGAGTCTTGTTtccaagtttaaaaatgttcaactggCTCTTCATCTGAAACGGGGTTTCTTGTGTACTTATTAGGAAGCTGAAAACAGCCTGAGGATAATGCAACACAAACTaagggaggaagagagagatCTGATGAAGGGCTCATGTGAGttaaaccagaaccaaatgcctaaagcagaattaaaacacaacttttttttccctctgtctAAAAcgttttgtctttgtgtttgacaGTGAAAGACTCTGATTCTGATTTGGATGTTCCAGAGGACGAAGAGTCAGATAGCGACCCTGAAGAATCTCGACCATCTAAGCCACAGCCCTCAAGAAGTGCCTCCATGGCAGGTATGCAGATGGACTGCAGCCAAGATAGTGATAAGTAAAACTAGTACCTTTATGATTAgacaaaatttatatttttaattttctttcatctcaTCCCATGataatcaatttatttaaaaatactttgagagtttttcatttggatttttggGTACCATTATTCACACCATTcctatatttattttagtctcCGACATCAAAAAGAATAGAGAAACTTACAGTTGTTCCCTCTAAGCTCTTACATatttaagttatatttatttatttagtttgatatTACAGATCCacctaaaattatatttttattgaacatgGTTTTCGGAAAACTCTTTCTGTCCTAAAAAATCATAATTGCTTGTGCTTTTTCCTTTCTGCTAAGGAAGAGGACCACGGTTCATTGGTAACATGCAGGGTGATGACAGTGATGACGTAAGTGATGCTCTTATCTTCACAATGATACTCTTTTTACACAGTGTTTCTGAAAACAGGCTACATTGATCCTGTTTGCCGCCAAGCTCTGTCAGCAGGGCTAAGTGTGAATGATTTTCCTGTTAACCTTCACTTAAAGATGGTTCTGGTATAAACTGACCAGATTTACTACCTTCTTTGGTTTCCAGTTTATCTCTTCATTTGATGTTTCATCAGTCTATGTTtccttttgctatttttttgtcattgtcgCTTGGATTTTAAAGAGGTTTTTAGCAGTCTCCAGAAGGTCAGTCCCTGAATCCAAAAAACAGCGGAAAGGAAAGGTTTGTTCAGGAAAAGGATTCAGTTAACCCTCATGTCCCTCCCTATGTATTAGAAGGAAATATCCATTCTCAAATTTCCTATTTGACcctaatgtggaaaaaagtgtTGTCAAAAAtggtttatattattttttaaggaattGTGCTAATATTCTCAATATCAGCACAGTCTGGGGTAAGAATGTATTTTTCCTTCAAATGCaacaaatgctattttttttcttttcaaagttttttgtgATATAGGAATAAAACCTTGCCAAGGTTCTGTGTTTagttagaataaaaacatgttgttttttaattttattttagtggttccacagtgtgtttgtgtgtgtctagTAATCTAACTATCCTGGAAAAATATAGTTTGACCTGTTATATCATCCAACAGTCCTATCAGAGATAGACTTCAACCTTTTACTTGTTGATGTAGTTATTGGTTCTTGCTTCCTGTTTCAGAGTGATGACAGTGAGATTGATGCagatgaggatgatgaggaagatgaggaaggtgaagaagaagaagagaggaggGAAGAGGATGAAAGCTTGGAGGTCCTGTTATCGAGGAGTAATCGACCTCCTAGGGGAGGCGTGAGACCGGCACTTCTGGAAGAAAGTGATGATGACTTTTGAGTTGGGGACACAATCATGAGCTTTGCACTTTTTTATGTCCTAACTGaattccttggaaagctccactataatttttatttgcagatatATCCTCTGTTCTTTGATATTTATATAAtctgctgacaaaaataaaatttaaacttcCGTTTTTGTTCTTTCCCAAAAATtactgttttataaataatttatctaTGTGGCAGTTTGGACATAGTTTggcagttgttttttaaatgcttgcTGTACTTTCTAAGGGAAAATATTTGTGActattaaacacaaataaatactttcaaAGGAATATGTAATAATAGGATACACTCAGCAGTacttaagaaaagaaagaaagtttgcataataatttatctgaaaaatgttttctagtttCTTAAATTGGTGGATTCAAACAGATGTAACTTaggaacattttccaaaataattaaacatagTCTAGTTTTCATTGTGGCTTCTTTGTAGTTGTTTTTACCCATagtgggtaaaaataaaaatatggaggTTTTATAcaattgaaactaaatatttacttatacAATTAGTAGTAGAAATACCTTTGAACTTTTTGAGAAAGCACAAATGACCATGCAAGTTTCCCATAGGTTGATTTAAATATAGGGTCCTACCGCCGCCGCTGATGACGGTGTGAGACATGTTGACGGCTAGTGACGGCTTCTTCGGAGGAAATTACTAAATGAGCGTTTGTAATAATAGTACTCAAGTAAACgttaaaaaaaagtgcttttaaaagtaattttcaaaaagttattcaaggaaaatttgtttttactattCATCTCTGTTTGTGAGAATCAGCCAGTAACAAAATGCGTAggcttaatgttttattattattattattattattgatgacATGTTGAATAATTTTAGTCTGGTTTcttgcataaaaacaaacaagtctATTAtcttatgtatttaaaaagaaatacgAACAGCTAAACGGATTGTAGTATCTtcgtgtgttttgttttgttttgttttgtttttggctcaTTAGAGTTgacatttatctaaaataaCCATAACGACCAAGTT contains:
- the cluap1 gene encoding clusterin-associated protein 1, which codes for MSFRDLKNFTEMMRALGYPRLISMENFTTPNFTLVAEILIWLVRRYEPHVDIPTDVDTESDRIFFIKAVVQFMATKAHIKLNTKHLYQADGYAVKEMLKITSVLYNAMKTKQMALGDAVEEDSNKFKFDLGSRISELKAARQLASEITSRGASLYDLLGKEAELREMRTAAIARPLEINETEKALRAAIKETLEIVEKIKEMLSNVVSDEASLDAKIEKKKQDLERHQKRLQTLQSVRPAFMDEFEKIEEELQKQYEIFVEKFRNLSYLESQLDEYHRLEQERFEEAENSLRIMQHKLREEERDLMKGSLKDSDSDLDVPEDEESDSDPEESRPSKPQPSRSASMAGRGPRFIGNMQGDDSDDSDDSEIDADEDDEEDEEGEEEEERREEDESLEVLLSRSNRPPRGGVRPALLEESDDDF